Proteins from one Chitinophaga oryzae genomic window:
- a CDS encoding SusC/RagA family TonB-linked outer membrane protein: MMQSTKRCLLLFMLFCIGSMFAYGQGKMAVSGTIKDATGNVLAGATVSEKGTSNWAPSGKDGHFTINVQPNAKLVISYVGFVTQELPATPSMQITLVASVRSADEVVVTALGIKKQSKALGYAVSKIDNDRIMASGTPTNALQALYGAAPGVQVAATAAGPSAGMKINIRNAVSFDQNSSTRPLIVVDGVPIHDQNTQMGFGATDRDNGTGINDINPDDIASMEILKGAKASVLYGSEGANGVLLITTKSGAKGKGLGVAASFTTSWDRAAFLPKLQNEYGTGSSPSNSRNDAQGYYIDANGKRALATTLGDGFGAAAFGPRFDPSVKLLWWDGVERPWQAQTRNIYNDLYQTGHQNTTNVALSGGNDQGQIRFSYTNLSMTPIRPGSDYDKNTFSLNSSYKLNNNITLKYTGNFYISKNVNAANLSTMNGEGQQAEIGAFSADINVGLLKSHMLTPDGYNYFANPSLRNLISNGRKGVVGYLWDQLQNQSTFTRLHNIQSLSADIKLTNIFSATLMGGIDYSTERNEYKGKLLDPQLIGPNSGFMYSDVTNTYKNTYGQGMLNFNTKINSDFDLSGFVGGVIRKNYTEGKGASVNGYGQLVIPNYFSFNNLPLGVQPQYQFTNGQDILYSLLGSAQLAWRNQVYIEAQARQDWSSILPPNQNSYFYPGISAAWILSESLKLPAVFDYAKVRASWADVGRPGPRYFSNVNYSTSQTGGGYVLTPPADLPPMGTNGQPNLKPERKREFEVGFETYLLQNRRIGVDFSYYKSNIYDQIMAVAAPPGMGVKNVRMNAGNVMNKGWELAIKTKPILTKDFEWDVNLMFAHGKTYVEKLDGKLQSLTLWNAFGAVNAVANVGEEYGQLYLTKSTYTYNNPNDANDPNNGKRVVNAAGSAYDYKSTAKLIGKTIPDVTGGFFTSFSYKGIRLIANIDYQFGATFLSGSETYMMAAGALNETLKYRDEAHGGAAYYLDANSKKVAGTNPNGGPTFHDGVILDGVSTDGKTNTKVVSADNYYYDSYFSNGFFPEDRIFKSDYVALRNIAIDYTVNSNLSRKVRMSSLVISVFANNVGYLYKAAPNSVPESTNGTGWGVGSYGTTALPSQRSIGISIKTKF, translated from the coding sequence ATGATGCAGTCAACCAAAAGATGTCTTTTGCTTTTTATGCTCTTTTGCATAGGAAGCATGTTTGCCTATGGGCAAGGAAAAATGGCGGTTTCAGGTACGATCAAAGATGCCACCGGCAATGTTCTTGCGGGAGCCACCGTGAGTGAAAAAGGTACCTCCAATTGGGCGCCTTCCGGTAAAGATGGTCACTTTACCATCAATGTACAACCAAATGCAAAGCTGGTTATTTCTTATGTTGGGTTTGTCACCCAGGAGCTGCCGGCCACGCCTTCCATGCAGATAACACTGGTGGCCAGTGTCCGGAGCGCTGATGAGGTAGTTGTTACAGCCCTGGGTATCAAAAAGCAATCTAAAGCTTTAGGATATGCGGTGTCCAAAATCGATAATGACAGAATCATGGCCAGCGGCACGCCTACCAACGCCTTACAGGCGCTCTACGGGGCCGCTCCCGGCGTACAGGTGGCCGCTACGGCAGCCGGCCCTTCTGCCGGAATGAAAATCAATATTCGTAACGCGGTATCGTTTGATCAAAATTCATCAACGCGCCCGCTTATTGTTGTAGATGGTGTTCCTATCCATGACCAGAATACACAAATGGGTTTCGGGGCTACCGATCGCGATAATGGAACTGGTATTAACGATATCAACCCTGATGATATCGCCTCTATGGAAATTTTGAAAGGAGCGAAAGCATCCGTACTATATGGTAGTGAAGGCGCCAATGGGGTGCTGTTGATTACCACTAAAAGCGGCGCTAAAGGCAAAGGGCTGGGCGTGGCGGCTTCTTTTACAACTTCATGGGACAGGGCGGCCTTCCTTCCTAAATTACAAAATGAATATGGCACAGGCTCCAGTCCCAGCAACTCAAGGAATGACGCCCAGGGATATTATATTGATGCAAACGGAAAGAGAGCACTGGCAACTACATTAGGAGATGGTTTCGGAGCTGCTGCCTTTGGACCAAGGTTTGATCCAAGCGTGAAGCTATTGTGGTGGGATGGCGTGGAAAGACCATGGCAGGCCCAAACCAGAAATATCTACAATGATCTTTACCAAACCGGGCATCAGAATACAACCAATGTGGCTTTAAGCGGAGGAAACGACCAGGGACAGATCCGTTTTTCATACACTAATTTAAGTATGACCCCCATCAGGCCAGGTTCAGATTACGACAAAAATACTTTCAGCCTGAACTCGTCGTATAAGTTAAACAATAACATCACCCTTAAATATACCGGCAACTTTTATATCTCCAAAAACGTAAATGCTGCCAACCTGAGCACCATGAACGGGGAAGGTCAGCAGGCAGAGATCGGGGCATTTAGCGCTGACATCAATGTAGGCTTGCTAAAGTCGCATATGCTGACACCTGACGGCTATAATTACTTCGCCAATCCAAGCCTTAGAAATTTAATTTCCAATGGCAGGAAAGGAGTGGTAGGCTATCTATGGGACCAGCTCCAGAATCAGTCTACCTTTACAAGATTGCACAATATCCAGTCTTTATCTGCCGACATAAAACTCACCAATATATTTAGTGCCACATTAATGGGCGGCATAGATTATAGTACCGAGAGAAATGAGTATAAGGGTAAATTATTGGATCCGCAGTTAATTGGACCTAATAGTGGTTTCATGTACAGTGATGTAACTAATACCTATAAGAACACCTATGGCCAGGGCATGCTTAACTTCAATACCAAAATTAACAGCGATTTTGATTTGTCTGGTTTTGTGGGTGGCGTGATCAGGAAAAATTATACAGAAGGGAAAGGTGCATCTGTGAATGGGTATGGACAGCTGGTTATCCCTAACTATTTCTCATTTAATAATTTGCCATTAGGTGTGCAGCCCCAGTACCAGTTTACAAACGGGCAGGATATCTTATACAGCTTACTGGGATCGGCGCAGCTGGCATGGAGAAACCAGGTATATATAGAGGCACAGGCAAGGCAAGACTGGTCGTCCATCTTACCTCCAAACCAGAATAGCTATTTCTACCCTGGCATAAGTGCGGCATGGATCCTGAGTGAAAGCCTGAAACTGCCGGCAGTATTTGATTATGCCAAGGTTAGGGCGTCATGGGCCGATGTGGGACGTCCCGGACCGCGCTATTTCAGCAACGTGAACTATTCTACTTCTCAGACCGGTGGCGGTTATGTGCTTACTCCTCCGGCCGACCTTCCTCCTATGGGCACCAACGGTCAGCCCAATTTGAAACCTGAGCGTAAACGCGAATTCGAAGTTGGTTTTGAAACATACCTGCTCCAAAACAGAAGGATTGGGGTGGATTTCTCCTATTACAAGTCAAATATCTACGACCAGATCATGGCGGTAGCTGCCCCTCCGGGAATGGGCGTTAAAAATGTGAGGATGAACGCCGGTAATGTGATGAACAAAGGATGGGAGCTGGCGATTAAAACAAAACCCATTTTAACGAAAGACTTTGAATGGGATGTGAACCTGATGTTTGCGCACGGTAAAACATATGTTGAAAAACTGGATGGTAAACTGCAATCGCTCACCTTATGGAATGCCTTCGGCGCAGTGAATGCAGTAGCAAATGTTGGTGAAGAATATGGCCAGCTTTACCTGACCAAGTCAACCTACACCTATAACAATCCCAATGATGCGAATGATCCGAATAATGGAAAAAGAGTTGTAAATGCTGCCGGATCAGCCTATGATTATAAGAGCACGGCGAAGTTGATCGGCAAAACTATTCCTGATGTGACAGGCGGTTTTTTCACTTCTTTTTCCTATAAAGGTATTCGCCTTATCGCAAATATAGATTACCAGTTTGGCGCTACTTTCCTGTCCGGTTCAGAGACCTATATGATGGCTGCCGGAGCGTTAAACGAAACATTGAAATACAGGGATGAGGCACATGGCGGCGCTGCGTATTATTTAGATGCCAATTCCAAAAAAGTGGCAGGCACAAACCCTAATGGCGGACCCACTTTTCATGATGGTGTAATATTGGACGGTGTTAGCACTGACGGTAAAACGAACACCAAAGTGGTTTCGGCTGATAACTATTACTATGACTCTTATTTCTCAAATGGCTTCTTCCCTGAAGACAGGATCTTTAAAAGCGATTACGTTGCACTGCGTAATATAGCTATCGATTACACGGTGAACTCAAATCTTTCCAGGAAGGTCCGCATGAGCAGCCTGGTGATATCAGTTTTTGCCAACAATGTGGGTTACCTCTATAAAGCCGCACCCAATTCAGTACCTGAATCAACTAATGGAACCGGGTGGGGCGTAGGTTCCTACGGAACAACTGCCTTGCCCTCACAGCGTTCAATAGGTATTTCTATCAAAACTAAATTCTAA
- the mnmE gene encoding tRNA uridine-5-carboxymethylaminomethyl(34) synthesis GTPase MnmE, producing MLGKLTGFDDTIVAVATAPGLGAIAVIRLSGKEAFPICNTLFPGKDLLQQASHTLHFGSLTHRGKVIDEVVVSLYKGPRSYTGEDVIEISCHGSPYIQQQIIEATIAEGARLAKPGEFTQRAFLNGKLDLTQAESVADLIASNSAASHQTAMQQMRGGFSKELHTLREQLITFSALIELELDFSQEDVEFADRTRLYELVTNATTTIRHLIDSFRMGNVIKNGVNTAIVGKPNAGKSTLLNTLLNENRAIVSDIAGTTRDTIEEVLNIDGILFRLIDTAGIRDSADTIETIGVQKTMEKIREAGVVVYLFDVNELSAEDIRQQVASFEADNINFLLVGNKTDVTGEAATRAKFDGLPILFISAKNHEHIQDLKDKLVQKVMTGDINTEDTIITNTRHHIALQEVLQSLLDVKNGMDNGLPGDLLALDIRRALHYLGEITGEVTNEDRLDYIFSKFCIGK from the coding sequence ATGCTGGGAAAACTAACAGGATTTGATGATACTATTGTTGCTGTCGCCACCGCGCCAGGCCTCGGCGCTATCGCCGTTATCAGGCTCAGCGGTAAAGAAGCATTTCCCATCTGCAACACCCTCTTCCCCGGTAAAGACCTGCTGCAGCAGGCTAGTCACACCCTCCACTTCGGCAGCCTCACACACCGCGGCAAAGTGATCGACGAAGTGGTGGTAAGCCTCTATAAAGGTCCCCGTTCCTATACCGGAGAAGATGTCATCGAAATTTCCTGCCACGGTTCCCCCTATATCCAGCAACAAATCATTGAAGCCACCATCGCCGAAGGCGCCCGCCTCGCCAAACCCGGCGAATTTACCCAACGGGCATTCCTGAATGGCAAACTGGACCTCACACAGGCCGAATCCGTGGCCGACCTCATTGCCAGCAACTCCGCCGCCTCCCACCAGACAGCCATGCAGCAAATGCGCGGCGGCTTCTCCAAAGAACTGCACACCCTCCGGGAACAACTCATCACCTTCTCCGCCCTCATAGAACTGGAGCTGGATTTCAGCCAGGAAGATGTGGAATTCGCCGACAGGACCCGCCTGTATGAACTGGTGACCAACGCCACCACCACCATCCGGCACCTTATCGACTCGTTCCGCATGGGCAACGTTATCAAAAATGGCGTTAACACCGCCATCGTAGGTAAACCCAATGCCGGCAAGTCCACCCTGCTCAACACCCTCCTCAATGAAAACAGGGCCATCGTCAGCGATATCGCCGGTACCACCCGCGATACTATCGAGGAAGTCCTCAATATAGACGGCATCCTCTTCCGCCTCATCGATACCGCCGGTATCCGCGACAGCGCCGATACCATCGAAACTATCGGCGTACAGAAAACCATGGAGAAAATCCGCGAAGCCGGCGTAGTCGTTTACCTCTTCGACGTAAACGAACTCTCCGCAGAAGATATCCGTCAGCAGGTGGCGTCCTTTGAGGCAGATAACATCAACTTCCTCCTCGTCGGCAATAAAACCGATGTCACCGGCGAAGCTGCCACCCGCGCCAAATTCGACGGCCTGCCCATCCTCTTTATCTCCGCCAAAAATCATGAACATATCCAGGACCTGAAAGACAAACTGGTGCAGAAAGTCATGACCGGCGATATCAACACTGAAGATACCATCATCACCAACACCCGCCATCATATAGCGCTGCAGGAAGTGCTGCAGTCACTGCTCGATGTGAAAAACGGTATGGACAACGGCCTGCCAGGCGACCTGCTGGCGCTGGACATACGACGCGCCCTGCATTATCTCGGAGAAATCACCGGGGAAGTGACGAATGAAGACAGGCTGGATTATATATTCAGTAAGTTTTGTATCGGAAAATAG
- a CDS encoding ankyrin repeat domain-containing protein translates to MTFLSCSDFGSRSRKKVNRSEYPPDKMFSGDQLLVAQKMFDGDLKGMEQVIKTKQLNPDKLAEKTGYTLLMYASLIEDLHAMKKLLELGADPNVVSSYKGYDTPLGHAVALNHYDMLQLLFSYKANPNPAIGDSPLCDAMMLGGSEHTERKMIDYLLGQGADINHISYGGSNIMEAAIRDDLELASYFLEKGGNPVIAGTGLCPMAGYIEYKEKQKKDRHLPESPYYEKLAAIRKILVDKFQVQFPVKKDTIAEAALRIRLYEKLSPRDKVSVNFNRNYGETLYKADLARINEQK, encoded by the coding sequence ATGACATTCCTATCTTGCTCAGACTTCGGTTCCAGGTCACGGAAAAAAGTAAACAGAAGCGAATATCCGCCGGATAAAATGTTCAGCGGTGATCAATTACTGGTTGCGCAAAAAATGTTCGATGGTGATCTCAAGGGGATGGAGCAAGTCATTAAAACCAAACAGCTGAATCCCGACAAACTGGCGGAAAAAACCGGGTACACGCTTCTGATGTATGCTTCTCTTATCGAGGACCTGCATGCTATGAAAAAACTGCTGGAGCTGGGCGCTGATCCCAATGTTGTAAGCTCGTACAAGGGATATGACACCCCTTTGGGACATGCTGTCGCGCTTAATCACTACGATATGCTGCAACTGCTTTTCAGCTATAAGGCCAATCCGAATCCCGCTATAGGAGATTCTCCGCTGTGTGATGCGATGATGCTGGGAGGTTCTGAACATACAGAACGAAAGATGATTGACTACCTGCTTGGTCAGGGCGCTGATATCAATCACATCTCCTATGGCGGAAGCAATATTATGGAAGCTGCTATCAGAGACGACCTGGAGCTCGCTTCCTACTTCCTGGAGAAAGGCGGAAATCCCGTCATCGCCGGCACCGGCCTCTGTCCGATGGCAGGTTATATCGAATACAAGGAAAAACAAAAAAAGGACCGCCATTTACCGGAAAGTCCTTACTATGAAAAGCTGGCAGCCATCAGGAAAATCCTTGTTGATAAATTCCAGGTACAGTTCCCCGTTAAAAAGGATACGATTGCTGAAGCAGCACTCAGGATCAGGCTGTACGAAAAATTAAGTCCACGGGACAAAGTGTCCGTCAATTTCAATAGAAATTATGGTGAAACGCTTTATAAGGCTGATCTGGCACGCATAAATGAGCAAAAATAG
- a CDS encoding SusD/RagB family nutrient-binding outer membrane lipoprotein yields MKYIHVKSFFLLTLLLSSVACKKKLDDLYQNPDGYSKDMADKSGVSVIAGFFTSQLTQGFFLSGDYGSVYHQVRSGDRIMANAVQIYNVTTEGSTHTLADVEHDWGTGGFNESVFNFVNTQWITPILWAQREYNLTPQAKRTNLDSLYITLLHVLKGYAYQRATDMYDKIPYIETGSAGGLDGIKAKYLGQSDIYPKIISDFKVAEDVLTKLTLTTTEQASFNQQDILFGGNILKWRKYINSLRLRCAMNVSEVLPALTRQVLTELQGKPLLTDYNDVAGVADIAVIALNRICNELGITRAYRERADDCRAGKKFLQDVMYCQPTMGSKIVNGQTLYYFSGDNSVTGLLDGTVDPRVAYIFAPDWKGRYLGVDTKWDGNTDPNSYLNKVLRGLYINDPILTDISKTTFYYGVNNSQSIVLDAASKADLSKREAFLLNTLRSRAANYDDNGWNVGTENNLVAEYNVRSQFNFALKYPTIHAVETELSLAEAAVRGLGQLNGAARDHYKNAIILSCKYWYELNNSNQYSKTTLPAMPTTMDDSRINAKPAMEYNANVYAENAAQKFDAMSSTQQVQAIFNQLQLHYNMLNFEVPYTAARRLIKYLGTNPASVYERFKWKERMTYPSSIQASDPEGWSIISASNNPDLPVWFTGRTIKWKNALE; encoded by the coding sequence ATGAAATATATACATGTAAAATCATTTTTCTTACTTACGTTGTTACTGTCTTCTGTAGCGTGTAAGAAGAAACTGGACGATCTGTATCAGAATCCTGATGGATATTCAAAAGACATGGCTGATAAGTCGGGAGTAAGCGTTATCGCCGGGTTCTTTACTTCTCAGCTGACCCAGGGCTTCTTTCTTAGTGGTGATTATGGTTCTGTTTATCACCAGGTAAGAAGCGGGGACAGGATTATGGCAAATGCTGTTCAGATTTATAATGTTACCACGGAAGGAAGTACCCATACGCTTGCAGATGTTGAGCATGACTGGGGCACGGGCGGTTTTAACGAATCTGTTTTTAATTTTGTTAATACCCAATGGATCACGCCAATACTTTGGGCACAACGTGAGTACAACCTGACGCCCCAGGCTAAGCGGACTAATCTGGATAGTCTTTATATTACTTTACTGCATGTTCTGAAAGGTTATGCCTATCAAAGGGCAACCGACATGTACGACAAGATTCCCTACATAGAGACAGGTTCAGCAGGCGGACTTGACGGCATTAAGGCAAAGTACCTGGGCCAATCGGACATCTATCCGAAAATCATCAGTGACTTTAAAGTTGCTGAAGACGTGTTGACGAAGCTGACGCTTACCACTACAGAACAGGCATCCTTTAACCAGCAGGACATCCTTTTCGGCGGAAATATTTTAAAATGGCGGAAGTATATTAATTCATTGAGGCTGCGCTGTGCAATGAATGTAAGCGAAGTGTTACCTGCTCTTACAAGGCAGGTGCTTACCGAACTGCAAGGTAAGCCTTTGCTGACCGACTACAACGATGTGGCTGGTGTGGCCGACATAGCCGTTATTGCACTTAACCGTATTTGTAATGAATTAGGTATTACCCGCGCGTACAGGGAGAGGGCGGATGACTGCCGTGCCGGAAAAAAATTCCTGCAGGATGTGATGTATTGCCAGCCGACCATGGGCAGCAAGATAGTAAACGGACAAACGTTATACTATTTTAGCGGTGATAATTCCGTGACCGGTTTGTTGGATGGCACTGTTGACCCCCGTGTTGCCTACATTTTCGCTCCGGACTGGAAAGGCAGGTACCTGGGAGTTGACACAAAATGGGATGGAAATACTGATCCCAACAGCTATTTAAATAAAGTTTTGCGTGGCCTCTATATCAATGATCCTATCCTGACTGATATTTCAAAGACGACATTTTATTATGGCGTAAACAATAGCCAGTCAATCGTGTTGGATGCAGCATCCAAAGCGGATCTGAGCAAACGTGAAGCATTCCTGTTAAATACACTCCGCAGCAGAGCTGCCAATTATGATGACAATGGTTGGAACGTAGGTACTGAAAACAACCTCGTTGCCGAGTACAACGTACGCTCTCAGTTTAACTTTGCCCTGAAATATCCGACCATTCATGCGGTTGAAACAGAGCTTTCATTGGCTGAAGCCGCAGTAAGAGGCCTCGGGCAATTGAATGGCGCCGCCCGCGATCACTATAAGAACGCGATTATCCTATCCTGCAAATATTGGTACGAACTGAACAACTCAAATCAGTATTCAAAGACCACTTTGCCGGCCATGCCAACAACGATGGATGATTCCAGGATCAATGCCAAACCTGCCATGGAATACAATGCCAATGTATATGCGGAAAATGCAGCGCAGAAATTTGACGCTATGTCAAGTACACAACAAGTGCAGGCAATTTTTAATCAGCTTCAGTTGCACTATAATATGTTGAACTTCGAGGTGCCATATACCGCTGCGCGCCGGTTAATTAAATACCTGGGCACCAACCCGGCTTCCGTGTATGAAAGATTCAAATGGAAAGAAAGAATGACTTATCCAAGCAGTATCCAGGCATCTGATCCGGAAGGTTGGTCAATTATCAGCGCCTCTAACAATCCGGACCTCCCGGTATGGTTTACCGGCCGAACTATCAAATGGAAAAATGCATTGGAATAG
- a CDS encoding RNA polymerase sigma factor produces the protein MKNSNNTPKHPFASLEDKALGAAFDSLYDQYSGALFKAILDKVSDQQIAEDVLQETALKVWKSMGQYDAEKGRLYTWLHRIAVNTALDSIRQKNKKKNRKNKKENEPLSIENVLVMPEIKDEMGIRKMVSSLDEKHRAPIELFYFQGYTQEAIAKKLNIPLGTIKSRLRSALKKLSKVLTR, from the coding sequence TTGAAAAATTCAAACAACACACCAAAACACCCATTTGCTTCCCTGGAAGACAAAGCGCTGGGCGCGGCATTTGACTCCCTTTATGACCAGTATTCAGGAGCCCTTTTTAAAGCAATATTGGATAAAGTATCCGACCAGCAAATAGCAGAAGACGTGTTACAGGAGACGGCGCTGAAAGTTTGGAAATCTATGGGGCAATATGATGCCGAAAAAGGCCGCCTGTATACCTGGCTCCACCGGATTGCTGTAAATACCGCGCTGGATAGCATTCGGCAAAAAAACAAGAAAAAAAACAGGAAAAACAAGAAGGAAAACGAACCATTGAGCATAGAAAATGTATTAGTTATGCCTGAGATTAAAGACGAAATGGGAATCCGAAAAATGGTATCATCCCTGGATGAAAAGCACAGGGCACCAATAGAATTATTCTATTTTCAGGGCTATACACAGGAAGCAATCGCAAAAAAATTAAACATTCCCCTTGGGACCATAAAGTCCAGGCTGCGCAGCGCGCTGAAAAAATTGTCAAAAGTGCTTACGAGATAA
- a CDS encoding DUF4468 domain-containing protein, whose amino-acid sequence MSKKFFAVLLFCTVTAFVHAQSMKITPKDFVDASDESKNYVVLNFAGRSRNDLYKSALKYVNSYYNKPEKVTTKIEGEQIVIDAMEQKAVYTTYLAAKTYYDFYYKITLDFKDGKIRFTPNYKYFESPGGIEYPLNGRNNFMSKNALYGGSGKVARKSLEEGLDVFINKYIAEFSKSINDSKSDDNW is encoded by the coding sequence ATGAGTAAGAAGTTTTTTGCCGTTTTATTATTTTGTACCGTTACAGCATTTGTGCATGCACAATCAATGAAAATAACACCGAAGGATTTTGTAGATGCCAGCGATGAGTCCAAAAACTATGTCGTGTTGAATTTTGCAGGCAGATCCAGGAACGATCTCTATAAATCGGCGCTAAAATATGTGAATTCATATTATAATAAGCCTGAGAAAGTTACGACGAAAATCGAAGGCGAGCAGATCGTAATAGATGCCATGGAGCAGAAAGCTGTCTACACCACATATCTGGCTGCTAAAACGTACTATGATTTTTATTATAAAATAACCCTGGACTTCAAGGATGGGAAAATAAGGTTTACGCCTAATTACAAATACTTTGAGTCGCCTGGTGGAATCGAATATCCGCTCAATGGCCGAAACAACTTTATGTCAAAAAATGCGCTGTACGGGGGCAGTGGCAAAGTGGCCAGGAAGAGTTTAGAGGAGGGGTTAGATGTATTCATCAATAAGTATATCGCTGAATTCTCAAAGAGCATCAACGATAGCAAGTCCGATGACAATTGGTAA
- a CDS encoding alkaline phosphatase family protein, producing the protein MKKIFFFVATLLLTFTGIMAQQAKYVVLISIDGFRPDFYLDRSWPAPNMQRMKEKGVHATGVTGIFPTITYPSHTTLITGVKPARHGIWYNTPFEPEGASGRWYSETSHIKAETLWDAVGKAGMTSASVSWPVSVGAPITYNIPETFSLSNPGDRRAPTSEQSTPKGLFEEVQKNATGELQSTDMNLRYLGMNETLSRMAAYLVRRYKPNLLTVHLPCTDEVQHREGREGNAVATAVASADHGIGTILEAIEKAGISDSTAIIITGDHGFVDIHTSLSPNVWLAQKGLAGTKENPGSWKALFHSGGGSTFLKLKDKNDQKTLQQVKAMLNELPEGIRKQFRVIEQPALAKTGADPDAMLALTAVQGIAFSGNKEGEAVKKARGGAHGYFPDFREIQTGFIAYGAGLGEHITVPVIELTDVAPLVAKLLGIPLKEADGMVYPGVMKSR; encoded by the coding sequence ATGAAAAAAATATTCTTCTTCGTAGCTACTTTACTGTTAACGTTCACCGGCATCATGGCGCAACAGGCCAAATACGTGGTGCTGATCAGCATTGACGGTTTCCGTCCTGATTTTTACCTCGACCGCTCCTGGCCGGCGCCCAATATGCAACGGATGAAAGAGAAAGGCGTACACGCCACCGGTGTAACAGGCATCTTCCCGACCATCACCTATCCATCCCATACCACCCTTATCACGGGCGTAAAGCCCGCCAGGCACGGCATCTGGTACAATACCCCCTTCGAACCCGAAGGGGCCAGCGGCCGCTGGTATTCTGAGACCAGTCATATCAAGGCGGAAACGCTCTGGGACGCCGTGGGCAAAGCCGGGATGACTTCTGCGTCCGTATCCTGGCCGGTGTCTGTCGGCGCCCCGATAACTTACAACATCCCGGAGACCTTCTCCCTGAGCAACCCGGGTGACCGCAGAGCGCCTACCAGCGAGCAGTCCACCCCCAAAGGCCTCTTCGAGGAAGTGCAAAAGAATGCCACCGGCGAGTTACAGTCCACCGACATGAACCTGCGCTACCTCGGTATGAATGAAACGCTCAGCCGCATGGCCGCCTACCTGGTCCGTCGCTATAAGCCCAACCTGCTGACCGTACACCTGCCCTGCACCGATGAAGTACAGCACCGCGAAGGACGGGAAGGTAACGCCGTAGCCACCGCGGTGGCTTCCGCCGACCACGGCATCGGCACCATCCTCGAAGCCATCGAAAAAGCCGGTATCAGCGACAGCACCGCTATCATCATCACCGGCGACCATGGCTTCGTGGACATCCATACTTCCCTGTCGCCCAACGTGTGGCTGGCACAAAAAGGCCTGGCCGGCACCAAAGAAAATCCGGGCAGCTGGAAAGCGCTGTTCCACAGCGGCGGCGGGTCCACCTTCCTCAAACTGAAAGATAAAAACGATCAGAAAACACTGCAGCAGGTAAAAGCCATGCTGAACGAACTGCCAGAAGGCATCCGTAAACAGTTTCGCGTGATAGAACAGCCTGCGCTGGCAAAGACAGGCGCCGACCCTGACGCCATGCTGGCACTCACCGCCGTGCAGGGCATCGCCTTCTCCGGCAACAAAGAAGGAGAAGCGGTAAAAAAAGCCCGTGGCGGCGCACACGGCTACTTCCCCGATTTCAGGGAGATACAGACCGGCTTTATCGCCTATGGCGCCGGACTGGGAGAACATATAACCGTTCCCGTGATAGAACTGACAGATGTGGCGCCGCTGGTGGCCAAATTATTGGGGATTCCGCTGAAAGAGGCAGATGGGATGGTATATCCCGGGGTGATGAAAAGCAGATAA